A part of Prolixibacteraceae bacterium genomic DNA contains:
- a CDS encoding zinc ribbon domain-containing protein yields the protein MKNKFCQSCHMPMAKDPQGGGTEVGNERSEKYCSYCYQEGQFTFEDRLDGFVDHTVDAMVAAGKWRWWSKLLMNKRSLMKLERWKDA from the coding sequence ATGAAAAATAAGTTTTGTCAAAGTTGCCATATGCCGATGGCAAAAGATCCTCAAGGTGGAGGAACAGAAGTGGGGAATGAGAGAAGTGAAAAATATTGTAGCTATTGTTATCAAGAGGGACAATTTACTTTTGAAGACAGACTAGATGGGTTTGTCGATCATACGGTAGATGCAATGGTCGCAGCTGGTAAATGGCGTTGGTGGTCGAAATTGCTGATGAATAAGAGGAGTTTAATGAAGTTGGAACGATGGAAAGATGCATAG
- a CDS encoding YoaP domain-containing protein, translated as MADFILLSKENIDKEHICCAISDKKCKESYELKKSWLKKELDNGYVFRRIDARAKVFIEYGPAEKAWLPIDAPNYININCFWVSGRYKGHGNARKLLQYAIDDAKAQGKLGLVTVVGTKKFHFMSDTKWLLRQGFEVFEKLSYGFSLLVLKFDKSGTNPTFKQSVQSGMCPLDDGITVYYTNRCPFSEYHVSTSLVETTKRRKIPLHIRKLETLSEAQEAPTPATIFSLFYNGQFVTTDISICMDRRFDMLMDKFIAAKKK; from the coding sequence ATGGCCGATTTTATACTACTGAGTAAAGAAAATATCGACAAGGAGCATATTTGTTGTGCGATCTCTGATAAGAAATGCAAAGAGAGCTATGAGTTGAAAAAATCATGGTTAAAGAAAGAGTTGGATAATGGATATGTCTTCAGACGTATCGATGCTAGAGCAAAAGTTTTTATAGAGTATGGACCAGCAGAGAAGGCATGGTTGCCAATTGATGCACCTAATTATATCAATATCAACTGTTTTTGGGTTTCAGGAAGGTATAAAGGACATGGGAATGCAAGAAAATTATTGCAATATGCTATTGATGATGCAAAAGCCCAGGGAAAATTAGGGTTGGTGACGGTGGTGGGAACCAAGAAATTTCATTTTATGAGTGATACAAAATGGTTATTACGACAAGGTTTTGAGGTATTCGAGAAACTTTCTTATGGGTTTAGTCTGTTGGTGTTAAAGTTTGATAAAAGTGGGACAAACCCTACTTTTAAGCAGAGTGTGCAAAGTGGAATGTGTCCTTTAGATGATGGAATTACAGTTTATTATACCAATCGTTGTCCTTTCTCAGAATATCATGTCTCCACATCACTAGTGGAAACTACAAAGAGAAGAAAGATACCGCTTCATATAAGAAAACTAGAGACTTTATCAGAGGCACAAGAAGCACCTACACCTGCAACTATCTTTAGCTTGTTTTATAATGGTCAGTTTGTGACCACTGACATAAGCATCTGTATGGATCGTCGGTTTGATATGTTAATGGACAAATTCATTGCTGCAAAGAAAAAATGA
- a CDS encoding AraC family transcriptional regulator, with translation MKKVTNDRYHESLNQVVDYIQLHISENIDLKTLAEVAHISEYHFHRIFKAYIGESLGAYLHRIRLESAASKLRITDQSLTEIAEKVGYNNQQALSKAFKKHFGITPSAFRNLESYFDSKRKPRKDRLGLHPEIRYEEDKLLAYIRIISKYGSHKAYDEAWERLGKFVSEHRLFNGQTEAIGLSFDDPNITQNEKCRFYACYSIEAPVEGDGEIGTLTLKGGQFAVFTLRGSYSQLGQMYDDIYYGWLQESEVRLRNRMSYEKYLNDPSEVNKEDILTEIYIPIK, from the coding sequence ATGAAAAAAGTAACAAACGATAGATATCATGAGTCACTCAATCAGGTAGTAGACTATATTCAACTTCATATAAGTGAAAATATAGACTTAAAGACATTGGCGGAAGTGGCACATATCTCGGAGTATCACTTTCATCGAATTTTTAAGGCATATATTGGAGAGTCGTTGGGAGCCTATCTCCATCGTATACGTTTAGAGAGTGCTGCGAGTAAATTGCGGATTACCGATCAGAGTCTGACTGAGATTGCGGAAAAAGTTGGATATAACAATCAGCAGGCTTTGTCTAAGGCTTTTAAGAAACATTTTGGGATCACACCATCTGCTTTTCGTAATTTAGAATCTTATTTTGACTCTAAAAGGAAGCCCCGAAAGGATAGGCTGGGGTTGCACCCTGAAATCCGTTATGAAGAGGATAAGTTGTTGGCATACATTCGTATCATTTCGAAGTATGGTTCGCATAAGGCTTATGATGAAGCCTGGGAACGTTTGGGTAAATTTGTTTCTGAGCATCGTCTTTTTAATGGACAGACCGAAGCCATTGGTTTGAGTTTTGATGACCCTAATATTACGCAAAATGAGAAGTGTCGATTTTATGCTTGTTACTCTATTGAAGCACCAGTAGAAGGGGATGGCGAGATTGGAACCTTGACTTTAAAAGGTGGTCAATTTGCGGTCTTTACATTGCGTGGGTCCTACTCGCAGTTGGGACAGATGTATGATGATATTTATTATGGATGGTTGCAAGAGAGCGAGGTGCGGTTACGTAATCGTATGTCTTATGAAAAGTATCTAAACGATCCTAGTGAAGTAAACAAAGAAGATATTCTTACTGAGATTTATATACCTATCAAATAA